Proteins encoded together in one Lathyrus oleraceus cultivar Zhongwan6 chromosome 5, CAAS_Psat_ZW6_1.0, whole genome shotgun sequence window:
- the LOC127083160 gene encoding squamosa promoter-binding protein 1: protein MEAKSTMEMNQKSLEKVWKNDIAEEIEDEEKEEDDSVEKDEKKKSVCVSGRKGSNRGGRYFPPTCQAETCEADLTFAKRYHRRHKVCEVHSKAPAVVVAGLSQRFCQQCSRFHELAEFDEAKRSCRRRLARHNERRRKNSAGTYNEGSSTGQQHDVGDWTKIHMSITGSSGHEYLNFR from the exons ATGGAGGCTAAGAGTACTATGGAGATGAACCAAAAATCACTTGAGAAAGTGTGGAAAAACGACATAGCTGAAGAAATAGAAGATGAAGAAAAGGAAGAGGATGACAGTGttgagaaagatgagaaaaagaaaAGTGTTTGTGTGAGTGGGAGAAAAGGGTCAAATAGAGGAGGAAGATATTTTCCACCTACATGTCAAGCAGAAACTTGCGAGGCTGATTTAACTTTTGCAAAGAGGTATCATCGTCGCCATAAGGTTTGTGAGGTTCATTCCAAGGCACCTGCTGTGGTGGTTGCTGGACTCAGCCAGAGGTTTTGCCAGCAATGTAGCAG GTTCCATGAGCTTGCAGAGTTTGATGAAGCTAAAAGAAGTTGTCGTAGGCGCTTAGCAAGACACAACGAACGACGTCGTAAAAACTCTGCTGGAACTTATAATGAAGGAAGCAGTACTGGTCAGCAACATGATGTTGGTGACTGGACAAAAATTCATATGAGCATTACAGGGAGTTCTGGTCACGAGTATTTGAATTTCAGATGA